Proteins found in one Insulibacter thermoxylanivorax genomic segment:
- a CDS encoding HD-GYP domain-containing protein — translation MRLARNIYNDEGLVLLGEHVELTETMIRRLEQLGIHRIYIEDPRAEDIVIRENISEEMRREALRTIRENFQNYMNEAKQGRMFCNPHLGKDFRRVLDMIIDELKEHKQAMIMLNTIHVSDHYLFQHSLNVCIYAIMLGTALGYTYDQLRVLGLGAMLHDIGKTLVPQEILLKRDKLTKEEMSIIRRHPEDGFRMLKDNPNISLIAAHCALQHHERLDGSGYPRGIKGDEIHEYAKLLGIVDTFDAMTTHRVYKPAALPHEAVEVLYAGAGRLYDAHMIQLFRDRVAIYPPGTTVELNTGEIGIVVDINASLPHRPVVRIITDENGKELKEPYEIDMSKKLNIVIIKVNENF, via the coding sequence ATGAGATTAGCGAGGAACATCTACAACGATGAAGGATTGGTCTTGCTGGGAGAGCATGTGGAACTGACCGAGACGATGATCCGCCGATTAGAGCAGCTCGGAATTCACCGTATCTATATCGAAGATCCCCGGGCAGAGGATATCGTCATTCGGGAGAATATCAGCGAGGAGATGCGCCGGGAAGCGCTGCGGACGATTCGTGAGAACTTCCAGAACTATATGAACGAAGCAAAGCAAGGCCGCATGTTCTGCAATCCTCACTTGGGCAAAGACTTCCGCAGAGTGCTCGATATGATCATAGATGAATTGAAGGAACACAAACAGGCGATGATCATGTTGAACACGATCCATGTGTCGGATCACTATCTGTTCCAACATTCTCTGAATGTCTGCATCTATGCGATCATGTTGGGTACGGCCCTCGGATATACCTATGATCAGTTAAGGGTGCTGGGACTGGGCGCAATGCTGCACGATATTGGCAAAACGTTGGTGCCGCAAGAGATCCTGCTGAAGCGGGACAAGCTGACGAAGGAAGAGATGAGCATCATTCGTCGGCATCCGGAAGATGGTTTTCGCATGTTAAAGGATAACCCGAATATATCTTTAATAGCGGCCCACTGTGCCCTGCAGCATCATGAGCGGCTGGATGGATCCGGCTATCCGCGGGGCATTAAGGGCGATGAGATCCACGAGTATGCGAAGCTTCTGGGGATCGTCGATACCTTCGACGCGATGACCACGCACCGCGTATACAAACCGGCAGCTCTCCCCCATGAAGCGGTGGAAGTGCTGTATGCGGGAGCGGGACGCCTGTATGATGCTCACATGATTCAGTTGTTCCGCGACCGGGTCGCTATCTATCCGCCGGGAACGACGGTGGAGCTGAATACCGGGGAGATCGGCATCGTCGTGGATATCAATGCTTCCCTTCCCCACAGGCCGGTTGTCCGCATCATCACCGACGAGAACGGCAAAGAACTGAAGGAGCCGTATGAGATTGATATGTCTAAGAAATTGAATATCGTGATCATCAAAGTGAATGAGAATTTTTGA
- the yfkAB gene encoding radical SAM/CxCxxxxC motif protein YfkAB, with amino-acid sequence MNLTKDHQYHRDHKRTPFLPETDPWDPIHSLERHDRYVLTSVEFTVTNLCNMRCEHCAVGDLLVASEGDTIPIDLVLRRLDEVEHLQTISITGGEPSFSDRTIERTIIPLLRYARERGIYSQLNSNLTLDYSKYERIAPYLDIMHISYNYTDAEDFHEICFARTSHPVSPKVSSKLYERMIDNAQKLSKGGLFISAESMINYRTHKKLPEIHRHIIEMGCKRHEVHPMYPSSFAASLPRLSLQEFREAIHRLLDARDPEVWMLFGTLPFFHCNEDPEDRKLLSRLMHEPKLTVRNDPDGRNRLNVNLFSGDVFVTDFASVPALGSVFHDKLDDIFRRWTEEHPLNRTINCHCPAVRCCGPNLLVADMYYADVDFKKRKAIV; translated from the coding sequence ATGAATCTGACCAAAGATCACCAATATCATCGAGATCACAAGCGGACACCGTTTCTGCCCGAAACGGATCCTTGGGATCCGATTCACTCGTTGGAACGCCACGACCGGTATGTTCTGACGAGTGTGGAGTTTACGGTGACGAATCTATGTAATATGCGCTGCGAACATTGTGCTGTTGGCGATCTGCTCGTTGCGAGCGAGGGCGATACGATCCCGATCGATCTGGTCCTGCGGAGGCTGGACGAAGTAGAGCATCTGCAGACGATCAGCATCACCGGCGGCGAGCCGTCGTTCAGCGACCGGACGATTGAGCGGACGATTATTCCCCTTCTCCGTTATGCGCGGGAACGCGGCATCTATTCGCAGCTGAACTCCAATCTCACCTTAGATTACAGCAAATATGAGCGAATCGCTCCCTATCTGGATATCATGCATATCTCTTATAACTACACCGATGCAGAAGACTTCCATGAGATTTGTTTCGCACGCACTTCGCATCCTGTATCTCCTAAGGTATCCAGCAAGCTCTATGAACGGATGATCGACAATGCTCAGAAACTCAGTAAAGGAGGCTTGTTCATCTCCGCTGAGTCGATGATCAACTACCGCACCCACAAGAAGCTGCCGGAGATCCACCGGCATATCATCGAAATGGGCTGCAAGCGGCATGAGGTGCATCCGATGTATCCGAGTTCCTTCGCTGCGAGCTTGCCGCGTCTGTCATTGCAGGAATTCCGCGAAGCGATCCACCGCTTGCTCGATGCACGGGATCCGGAGGTATGGATGCTGTTCGGTACGCTGCCGTTCTTCCATTGCAATGAGGATCCGGAAGATCGCAAGCTGCTCAGCCGTCTGATGCACGAACCGAAGCTGACGGTGCGCAACGACCCCGACGGCCGCAACCGTCTGAATGTCAACCTGTTCAGCGGCGATGTGTTTGTTACCGATTTTGCTTCGGTGCCGGCCCTTGGTTCGGTTTTCCATGATAAGCTCGATGATATATTCAGAAGATGGACGGAGGAGCACCCGCTGAACCGCAC
- a CDS encoding bifunctional metallophosphatase/5'-nucleotidase, translating into MSESMQRLVILHTNDIHSHFEPMPRIASLIERYRREVPADELLVIDCGDHMDRAYVETEGSDGQVNIAVMNATGYDLAVPGNNEGLTFSRETLQRLYEQADFPVIGSNMHLKDSGEIPAWLKPFMIIQRGNLKIGIIGVTIDFTDFYELLGWDIRDPYAVTSQLVAKLRDQVDILVVVSHLGINYDKRMAQVIPGIDCILGAHTHHLLEEPLVIGQTTICGAGKFGTHVGKLEIFYDHDAKRIVSCRGACEETSGYPESREILAIIDHYRTIAEKNLRQVVTTIPKRLAIDWYGESELGNLLAIGLKEWCGAEVGLVNAGQLLDSLEAGAVTRGRLLEICPSPINPCKMILTGREIREALEQSLLREYQAMPIRGYGFRGEVLGTLCVSGLQIEVDHAKPEMHKIQRILIRGKELADEQEVVVGTIDMFTFGLGYLSLSRGREIEYYMPEFLRDVLMNLLDTPEHIALSAEKHWIRSC; encoded by the coding sequence ATGTCTGAATCGATGCAGAGATTAGTGATCCTCCATACCAATGATATACACAGTCATTTTGAACCGATGCCGCGGATTGCTTCCTTGATCGAACGATACCGCCGGGAAGTACCCGCTGATGAACTCTTGGTGATCGACTGCGGGGATCATATGGATCGGGCTTATGTGGAGACAGAAGGCAGCGATGGTCAGGTGAATATCGCTGTGATGAATGCAACCGGGTATGATCTGGCCGTGCCGGGCAATAATGAAGGGCTGACCTTCTCGCGCGAGACCCTGCAACGGTTGTATGAGCAAGCGGACTTCCCGGTAATCGGGAGCAATATGCACCTTAAGGACAGCGGAGAGATCCCGGCGTGGCTGAAACCATTTATGATCATCCAGAGAGGGAATCTCAAGATCGGGATCATCGGTGTGACGATAGATTTTACGGATTTTTACGAACTGCTCGGCTGGGATATCCGGGATCCCTATGCGGTCACTTCCCAGCTGGTCGCTAAGCTGCGCGATCAAGTGGATATCCTCGTCGTCGTTTCCCATCTCGGGATCAATTATGACAAACGCATGGCGCAGGTGATCCCCGGCATCGATTGCATCTTAGGCGCCCATACCCATCACCTGCTTGAAGAGCCGCTGGTGATCGGGCAGACGACGATCTGCGGGGCGGGCAAGTTCGGCACCCATGTCGGCAAATTGGAGATCTTCTATGATCATGATGCGAAGCGCATCGTATCCTGCCGAGGCGCCTGCGAGGAGACGTCAGGCTATCCTGAATCCCGGGAGATCCTCGCGATCATCGACCATTACCGGACCATCGCGGAGAAGAATCTGCGGCAAGTGGTGACGACGATCCCGAAGCGGCTGGCGATCGATTGGTATGGAGAATCAGAACTCGGCAACTTGCTGGCGATCGGACTTAAGGAGTGGTGTGGAGCGGAGGTCGGCCTTGTGAATGCCGGTCAGCTGTTGGACAGTTTAGAGGCGGGTGCTGTGACCCGCGGCAGGCTGCTGGAGATCTGCCCGTCGCCGATCAACCCCTGTAAGATGATCCTGACGGGCCGTGAGATTCGTGAAGCTTTGGAACAATCTTTGCTGCGGGAATATCAGGCGATGCCGATTCGCGGCTATGGATTCCGCGGTGAAGTCCTCGGCACCCTGTGTGTGTCAGGATTGCAGATTGAAGTCGACCACGCGAAGCCGGAGATGCACAAGATTCAGCGCATCCTGATCCGCGGCAAGGAACTTGCCGATGAACAAGAGGTCGTCGTTGGGACCATCGATATGTTCACCTTCGGCCTTGGTTATCTCTCTTTAAGCCGCGGCCGCGAGATCGAATACTATATGCCCGAGTTTCTGAGGGACGTGCTGATGAATCTGCTGGATACACCGGAGCACATCGCATTAAGTGCGGAAAAACACTGGATTCGTTCTTGCTGA